A single Lolium perenne isolate Kyuss_39 chromosome 6, Kyuss_2.0, whole genome shotgun sequence DNA region contains:
- the LOC127308037 gene encoding F-box protein At4g00755: MAAAECCGGDFLDWVGPDNSASVFGLLDHPADLVRAAAVSRTWRRFVIENDLSKSLCVRLFPEVATIAAAAEVTRSPPSPPVSQSQSDSERAYRIYSNLAGALVSSSPKDSAGCVLRCVGASSTDDFPNETMVHTLHERGLVNFRPSYWSSCGSDNPDEPESLTYRLNSDFCIVDEIKVQPFKAFFQYGNPIYSSKTVRFRMGHYKLPRGSESFVTNDDENKMVNAEKDYMWTYTSPEFPMSQENVLQSFKLPRPVLCIGGVVMIELLGRVQKQGADDKYYICVCHVEVIGRSLSPLFMVDISDPGGYSILKYLPGAKNLSAEDMAQYDTEDSLEWQYFGARYRQMNHIAVLNALLMQVHFMHEDDVGWVLQDGLLQ; this comes from the exons atggcggcggcggagtGCTGCGGCGGGGACTTCCTGGACTGGGTCGGCCCCGACAACTCCGCCAGCGTCTTCGGTCTCCTCGACCACCCCGCCGACCtcgtccgcgccgccgccgtgtcCCGAACCTGGCGCCGATTTG TGATCGAGAACGACCTGAGCAAGAGCCTGTGCGTGCGGCTGTTTCCCGAGGTCGCCACCATCGCCGCCGCGGCAGAGGTAACCAGATCGCCGCCTTCACCTCCCGTCTCCCAGTCCCAGTCAGACAGCGAGAGGGCCTACAGGATATACTCGAACCTCGCGGGCGCCCTCGTCTCTAGCTCCCCCAAGGACTCCGCGGGCTGCGTTCTGCGCTGCGTCGGTGCCTCCAGCACCGACGATTTCCCGAACGAGACCATGGTACACACCCTCCATGAGCGCGGGTTGGTCAATTTCCGCCCGTCCTATTGGTCCAGCTGCGGTTCGGACAACCCTGACGAGCCGGAGAGCCTTACCTACAGGCTCAACTCTGATTTCTGCATCGTCGATGAGATTAAGGTGCAGCCGTTCAAAG CCTTTTTTCAGTATGGCAATCCTATATACTCTTCAAAGACGGTGCGATTTCGGATGGGCCATTACAAGCTTCCGCGTGGATCAGAATCATTTGTCActaatgatgatgagaacaagatggTAAACGCTGAAAAAGATTACATGTGGACTTACACTTCGCCAGAGTTCCCTATGTCGCAG GAAAATGTACTACAATCGTTCAAGCTCCCACGCCCTGTGCTTTGCATTGGTGGTGTAGTGATGATTGAACTCTTGGGTAGAGTACAAAAACAGGGAGCAGATGATAAGTATTACATATG TGTCTGCCATGTTGAAGTGATAGGGCGTTCACTGTCACCACTTTTCATGGTTGACATCTCGGATCCGGGAGGTTATTCAATCCTCAAGTACTTGCCTGGTGCCAAAAATCTATCCGCGGAGGACATGGCGCAGTATGATACCGAAGACTCGCTGGAGTGGCAGTATTTTGGTGCTAGATACAGGCAGATGAATCACATAGCAGTGCTGAATGCGCTTTTGATGCAAGTACATTTCATGCATGAAGATGATGTTGGTTGGGTGTTACAGGATGGCCTACTTCAGTAG